In a single window of the Cryptococcus tetragattii IND107 chromosome 1, whole genome shotgun sequence genome:
- a CDS encoding homoserine O-acetyltransferase gives MSDNTPIPQQVPDTNPYASLISQQIAIIPSFTLESGVTLNNVPVAYKTWGKLTKKADNCLVICHALTGSADVEDWWGPLLGLNKAFDPTRFFIFCANVIGSPYGTISSVTTNPETGKPFGPEMPGSSVKDDVRLHYIVLKSLGVKSVAAVVGGSMGGMTVLEYPLNTPPGFVRAIIPLATSARHSAWCISWGEAQRQSIYSDPDYKDGYYYEIEEEEGKVDLARQPARGLAAARMAALLTYRSRDSFESRFGRRSGGGKSSVPKGGVRIMGGQETTDPSVPSASDLAAKSPSWRAWREHNDGHRSAGTRPVSRSGSEGPARGEGDAAQVEVVKTQGVKANGSKIGTGGEAPPKIFSAQSYLRYQGDKFTGRFDANCYIHITRKLDTHDLSTPSRDTSMSSLSSALPSSPDPTEEELDARLIHALSLEPPALVIGIESDALFTTSEQRELAAGIPDAELVVIPSPDGHDGFLLEFEAINGWIEGWLKRKMPEFYEERVINAEDYVQGEEGFGIKKESVFGEAEADITRW, from the exons ATGTCGGATAACACGCCCATACCTCAGCAAGTCCCAGACACAAATCCATATGCCTCTCTCATCTCACAGCAAATCGCTATCATCCCTTCGTTCACCTTAGAGTCGGGTGTCACTCTTAACAATGTTCCAGTGGCATACAAGACCTGGGGTAAACTTACTAAAAAAGCGGACAACTGCTTAGTCATCTGCCATGCTTTAACAGGTAGTGCCGATGTCGAAGATTG GTGGGGACCCTTGCTTGGTCTCAACAAGGCATTTGACCCGACCAgatttttcatcttctgcgCAAACGTTATCGGTTCACCGTATGGCACTATTTCCAGTGTCACTACGAACCCCGAAACTGGCAAGCCTTTTGGTCCCGAGATGCCGGGAAGTAGCGTCAAGGATGATGTTCG ATTGCATTACATAGTTCTCAAGTCTCTCGGTGTGAAATCAGTTGCAGCTGTCGTCGGTGGATCTATGGGTGGTATGACTGTTCTTGAGTACCCGCTCAATACCCCTCCTGGTTTTGTCAGAGCCATTATCCCTCTTGCGACGTCAGCACGTCACTCAGCTTGGTGCATATCTTGGGGCGAAGCACAGCGTCAATCCATCTACTCCGACCCAGACTACAAAGACGGCTACTATTACGaaattgaggaggaagaaggcaaagtTGATCTGGCGCGACAGCCTGCGAGGGGTTTGGCTGCGGCTAGAATGGCGGCTTTGTTGACCTACAGGAGTAGAGACAGCTTTGAAAGCCGATTTGGTCGACGTTCCGGCGGCGGTAAATCATCAGTGCCCAAGGGTGGTGTGCGAATCATGGGCGGTCAAGAGACCACCGACCCTAGCGTCCCCAGTGCGAGCGATCTCGCTGCCAAATCGCCCAGCTGGAGGGCCTGGAGGGAGCATAACGACGGGCACAGAAGTGCTGGTACAAGGCCGGTTTCTCGTAGCGGGAGCGAAGGCCCTGCCCGTGGAGAGGGTGATGCAGCTCAGGTTGAAGTTGTAAAGACTCAAGGAGTGAAGGCGAATGGAAGTAAAATTGGAACTGGCGGAGAAGCACCGCCCAAAATATTTTCTGCGCAAAGCTACCTACGCTACCAGGGAGACAAG TTTACTGGTCGATTCGATGCCAATTGTTATATTCACATCACTCGTAAACTCGATACCCACGATCTGTCCACTCCTTCTCGTGATACTTCTATGtcctcactctcttctgctcttcccTCATCCCCCGACccgacagaagaagagctcgaTGCCCGCTTGATCCACGCTCTTTCTCTTGAACCTCCCGCTCTGGTCATCGGTATCGAGTCCGACGCCTTGTTCACCACTTCTGAACAACGGGAGCTTGCGGCTGGAATCCCCGATGCGGAGCTAGTTGTCATTCCTTCCCCTGATGGACACGACGGTTTCTTATTGGAGTTTGAAGCCATTAACGGATGGATTGAAGGatggctgaagaggaagatgcctGAGTTCTACGAGGAACGAGTGATTAATGCTGAAGATTACGTCcagggtgaagaaggatttgGCATCAAGAAAGAAAGTGTATTCGGCGAGGCCGAGGCAGATATTACGAGGTGGTAA
- a CDS encoding protein SEY1, giving the protein MNQTPQIAQDLLKNPPQELQQLLDDSRTPDSARKVVQELQVSSAVSDTAGNKDGSTGSSRLQIVNENQEFTKELSPYLAKWDLLDKGFAYDVVAVFGSQSTGKSTLLNRLFGTTFDVMDESKRQQTTKGIWMCPSQYSSTLVMDVEGTDGRERGEDQDFERKSALFSLASTEVLIVNLWEHQIGLYNGANMGLLKTVFEVNLGLFGGGGDNSKPKPQEKTLILFVIRDHVGATPMSNLTGTLTQDMEKIWDSLSKPAHLEDAALSSYFDLSFAALPHKILMPEKFEEAVLELRQRFVDRSREDYVFQPAYHKRIPADGVSFYMEGIWQQVLTNKDLDLPTQQELLAQFRCDEISTLVVEAFLASAKIVRKPVDGGSVVEGLGALMRDWLETALGKFDRDASRYHSAVYQRKRLDLLSSLHASLSPLFLGQLKNLHKIETAKFSKDIVAGVKEPGYDFAVVVEEGKKLARERFLTGAKEVMVEDTDWEYENELALLDEDLKLIADKCRADETKKMVNAIERNVKRQILEPIEIAMSQPTKTMWDIVLKTYSDVMEAAEEAYFSKAKSYNCSDEENAAALSSLRARAWLALRRKLEEQTSDSTILTTLRTKFEDSFRYDEGGVPRVWKPEDDIEAAFRKAKDETLALLPLFANIAPTEPSLLPELPPPEPSFDLESDPSPFDPSTAFNLLTATKLLSLESRFKRDADAAYVEAKRSMVSSVAQIPVWMYGVLVVLGWNEAMAVLFNPLYFAMLLVLAASGYIILQLGLAGPILQISGTVIREIRQIAAKKLREAFADVPEAQRVLAQPVTASSSDGQERKGDLLRGEMLEK; this is encoded by the exons ATGAACCAGACACCGCAAATAGCCCAGGACCTCCTGAAGAACCCTCCACAGGAGCTTCAACAGCTCTTGGACGACTCTCGTACCCCCGATAGCGCTCGAAAAGTTGTCCAAGAACTTCAAGTCTCCTCTGCTGTTTCTGATACAGCTGGAAACAAAGACGGGTCTACAGGGAGCTCAAGACTTCAGATTGTGAACGAAAATCAAGAGTTCAC TAAAGAGCTATCCCCTTATCTGGCCAAATGGGACCTCTTGGATAAAGGATTCGCCTATGATGTGGTTGCTGTATTTGGATCCCAATCCACAGGGAAGTCCACTCTCCTGAATAGGCTGTTTGGTACAACGTTCGACGTTATGGACGAGTCGAAAAGACAGCAGACCACCAAAGGCATCTGGATGTGCCCTTCTCAGTACAGTAGTACACTCGTCATGGATGTAGAAGGTacagatggaagagaaagaggagaggatcAGGATTtcgagaggaagagtgcACTGTTCAGTTTGGCAAGTACGGAGGTATTAATAGTGAACCTCTG GGAGCATCAAATTGGATTATACAATGGTGCGAACATGGGTCTTCTCAAGACTGTGTTCGAAGTCAACCTTGGTCTCTTcggaggaggcggagacAATAGCAAGCCAAA GCCTCAAGAAAAAACGCTTATCCTCTTCGTGATCCGAGATCATGTTGGCGCAACACCCATGTCCAACCTGACTGGTACACTCACTCAAgatatggagaagatttggGATAGCTTGTCCAAG CCCGCACATCTGGAAGACGCCGCTCTCTCATCTTACTTTGACCTATCTTTTGCAGCGTTGCCCCACAAAATACTCATGCCAGAaaagtttgaagaagctgtaCTCGAGCTGCGACAACGATTTGTAGATCGCTCAAGAGAAGACTATGTGTTCCAGCCCGCCTATCACAAGCGTATCCCGGCCGATGGTGTCTCCTTTTACATGGAGGGCATTTGG CAACAAGTTCTTACCAACAAGGACCTTGACCTTCCCACCCAGCAGGAACTTTTGGCCCAATTCAGATGTGATGAAATCTCGACACTGGTTGTTGAGGCGTTCTTGGCAAGTGCAAAGATTGTACGAAAACCTGTGGACGGAGGATCTGTTGTTGAGGGCTTGGGTGCATTGATGAGGGATTGGCTTGAAACTGCTTTGG GCAAATTCGATCGTGATGCTTCGCGGTACCACTCGGCCGTTTATCAGCGCAAGCGCCTCgaccttctttcatccttgcATGCTTCTCTTTCGCCTCTTTTCCTCGGTCAACTTAAGAATCTTCACAAAATCGAGACTGCCAAGTTTTCCAAGGATATTGTCGCGGGCGTGAAAGAACCCGGATATGATTTTGCAGTGGTTGtcgaggaagggaaaaagctGGCTAGGGAAAGGTTTTTGACAGGCGCCAAGG AGGTCATGGTGGAAGACACCGATTGGGAGTATGAAAACGAGCTTGCTCTGCTAGACGAGGACCTTAAGCTCATCGCTGATAAGTGTCGTGCGGATgagacgaagaagatggttaACGCTATCGAG CGAAATGTGAAGAGACAGATCTTGGAGCCGATAGAAATAGCAATGAGCCAACCTACAAAGACCATGTGGGATATCGTTTTGAAGACTTATTCCGACGTCATGGAGGCTGCTGAGGAAGCATATTTTTCTAAGGCCAAGA GCTACAACTGCAGCGACGAAGAGAACGCTGCTGCTCTTAGTTCTCTTCGAGCACGAGCTTGGCTCGCTCTGAGGCGAAAGCTTGAAGAACAAACTTCTGACTCCACGATACTGACCACATTGAGGACCAAGTTTGAAGACAGCTTTAGATATGATGAAGGCGGTGTCCCTAGAGTTTGGAAGCCTGAAGATGATATTGAGGCGGCATTTAGAAAAGCCAAGGATGAA ACTCTTGCTCTCTTGCCGCTTTTTGCAAACATTGCTCCGACCGAGCCGTCACTTCTGCCGGAGCTCCCGCCACCCGAACCATCCTTTGACCTTGAGTCTGACCCATCTCCCTTTGATCCCTCGACAGCCTTCAACCTTCTCACGGCCACCAAGCTACTGTCTCTTGAGTCCAGGTTCAAACGTGATGCCGATGCTGCCTACGTTGAGGCGAAGAGGAGTATGGTCAGTAGCGTGGCGCAGATTCCAGTCTGGATGTATGGTGTTCTTGTTGTTTTGGGCTGGAATGAGGCGATGGCGGTCTTGTTCAACCCGTTATACTTTGCCATGCTCTTAGTTCTGGCTGCTTCGGG GTATATCATCTTGCAACTTGGCCTCGCCGGTCCTATCCTTCAAATCTCCGGTACAGTCATCAGAGAAATCCGCCAGATTGCCGCCAAAAAACTGCGAGAAGCATTCGCAGACGTACCAGAAGCGCAGAGGGTTCTCGCACAGCCTGTaactgcttcttcatcggacgggcaagaaagaaaaggggaTTTGTTAAGGGGGGAAATGTTGGAAAAATAG
- a CDS encoding diphosphomevalonate decarboxylase, with protein MVYEATASAPVNIACIKYWGKRDTRLILPTNSSLSVTLDQDHLRSTTTSRADASFEAGDRLWLNGKEEAIKEGGRLAVCIKELRGWRKEVEDKEKDLPKLSEWPLRIASYNNFPTAAGLASSASGLAALVASLASLYSLPQSPSQLSLVARQGSGSACRSLFGGFVAWREGTDPAGSDSLAEEVAPREHWPEIHALICVVSDAKKGTSSTSGMQKTVETSTLLQERLRVVPKRMDAISQAIKARDFSEFAKLTMVDSNSFHAVCLDTAPPIFYLNDVSRAIIAVVEELNRAAGEIIAAYTFDAGPNAVIYTLEKNMPFVLGAIKRFFPTSEEFEDPFQTGVRDLPQGFNTGVVREGGWEKGAVKGLIHTRVGDGPRVLGEEESLLEENGVPKVLA; from the exons ATGGTCTACGAAGCCACAGCATCCGCCCCCGTCAACATTGCTTGCATCAA GTACTGGGGCAAGCGCGACACCCGTCTCATTCTACCCACCAACAGCTCTCTCTCCGTCACTCTTGACCAGGACCATCTCCGCTCTACTACTACTTCCCGTGCGGACGCGTCTTTCGAGGCTGGAGACAGGCTCTGGTTAAatggcaaggaagaggcaatCAAGGAGGGTGGCCGACTGGCTGTCTGCATTAAGGAGCTCCGTgggtggagaaaagaggtggaagacaaggagaaggacttGCCCAAG CTCTCCGAGTGGCCGTTGCGAATCGCCTCGTACAACAACTTCCCCACCGCTGCTGGTCTCGCCTCCTCAGCCTCGGGTCTTGCCGCCCTCGTTGCATCTCTCGCTTCTCTCTACTCTCTCCCCCAGTCGCCCTCCCAGCTCTCCCTCGTCGCCCGCCAAGGCTCTGGCTCTGCCTGCCGATCTCTCTTTGGAGGCTTCGTTGCTTGGCGTGAAGGTACAGACCCTGCTGGCTCCGATTCTCTCGCCGAAGAGGTTGCTCCTCGAGAGCACTGGCCCGAGATACATGCCCTTATCTGTGTTGTCAGTGACGCCAAGAAGGGGacttcatccacttccGGCATGCAAAAGACTGTAGAGACATCTACCCTCTTGCAAGAGCGTCTCCGGGTCGTCCCCAAACGGATGGATGCGATCTCTCAGGCTATCAAGGCTCGAGACTTTTCCGAATTTGCTAAGCTCACCATGGTCGACAGCAACTCTTTCCATGCCGTCTGCCTCGACACCGCACCTCCCATCTTCTACCTCAACGACGTCTCCCGAGCCATCATCGCTGTTGTCGAAGAGCTCAACCGTGCCGCCGGCGAGATCATCGCCGCCTACACATTTGACGCCGGACCCAACGCCGTCATCTACACTCTCGAGAAGAACATGCCCTTCGTCCTCGGCGCTATCAAGAGGTTCTTCCCTACCAGcgaagagtttgaggaCCCCTTCCAGACTGGCGTGCGAGATTTGCCTCAAGGGTTCAACACTGGCGTAGTcagggaaggaggatgggagaagggtgCAGTCAAGGGTTTGATCCACACCAGGGTCGGTGACGGTCCCAGAGTtttgggagaggaggagagtctgttggaggagaatggtgTGCCCAAGGTTCTTGCTTAG